TGGAAAACATCATAATGCAATTTATGGCCTAATAAGCGGCATGGCTGTCATGGCAATTAGTCTTATCATTTTAAAGTAGATTTTTTTTGTTGGTTTTAGTTTTTCTGTTCTCTGATTTATTTTTTCTGAGTGAGTTTATTGAATAGCCTCCGGCTAAATGGCTAAAATTGCTATATTTCCGGATTACCCACCACTGTTAGTAGCGTCCAAGCTAAAACCATATCACATCTAATTCATAAAAACGACTCAATATACTCTAAAAAATTTATATTTTTATTTCTTTATTTGGTGGTTGGTGGAATTTAATTGAAGCCATCGAGTTTTTATGATTTGAAATTTGAATGGGAAACAGGAATCTAATTTTACTTACATGAAAAAATGGCTTTTTTTTCTTCTTATATTTAATTTACTTCTTACTGCTTGTAATGAGGAAGTAAAGAAAACGGTAGTTCTATCAACAGAAGATAAAAAAAAGATAGAAGAATTTGCTACTGCATTGCTTATAAGCTTTAATAATCATGAATTTGAATTGATTAGATCTTCATGGGATAATGAAGAGTTTAGAAACAAGGTGATCCAATTGCTCAGGCCTTCTGAAGAAACTGTTTTTAACCATCTTTTTGATAAAGAATGGTCAAAACATATTTTATATATGAATACCGATTTAGTTTATCGCAATAAATTTCATGAAGGAAAGGCTTTTTTATCAAATGTTGAACATTTTAAATCTCATTCGGAAATCACCTTTTCATTTTTATACGAAGATTATTATGTTGACTTTAGAAAATATCGGGTAAAATTAATAAACGATAATCCTAAACTTGTTGACTTTTATACATTTAAAGATAACAATTGGCAAAGTACATCAATCAAAAATGCAGTAAGGTTAAATACGACTTATACAATTCATACCAAAGAAAGAAAACAGGCAAATTTATATTCTAATAAGTCTAGAGATTGCCTGATGGCAAGAGATACATTATGTGCATTGGAAAATTTATATAAAATACCTGAATCACATCAAATCGACCTCCAAATCAGCACTCAAAAAATAAATTTTGCCTTCATCCTTGGCGAAGATATATTTCAAGAAGTTCTTTACAAAGAATATTTATCAAACCAATCGCCTTTTATTGATTATTTATATTATTACTTTCAGGACAGTTCCATTGAGTTAAAAAAAGTTTACAATAACTTAAGTGAGAGAACCGGTGAAAGAGCTTTAATAGATTCCTTAAGAACCGGTAACTATATGTGGTATTAGACTCATACCTCTGCATGTTTCTGTCTAATTTTAAATGTAAGACAATCTGAAGAAAATTAGATTTGCTTTTTGCTAAATGCTAAAATGTAGGTCACAACCTACATTTTGACAG
This genomic interval from Chitinophagaceae bacterium contains the following:
- a CDS encoding zinc transporter ZupT domain protein, translating into GKHHNAIYGLISGMAVMAISLIILK